A region of Candidatus Binatia bacterium DNA encodes the following proteins:
- a CDS encoding ADP-ribosylglycohydrolase family protein, with translation MLRDAIPNPVREPSIRSLDRAKGCLLGLATGDALGTTLEFQPRGSFEPIDNLVGGGPFGLRPGEWTDDTSLTICLARSLISCAGFDPQDQAERYLAWRETGQPGPRDYCFDIGNTTATALDRFRQTGDAFSGPDGAWSAGNGSLMRLAPVALFWACDERTAVNFAGESSRVTHGADEPIDACRAYATFLVAALRGCDRETILATTPPQGPDARPLSPAVLEVLQGSWRDKRMDEIRGSGYVVSSLEAAIWCFANTASYREAVLCAANLGEDADTTAAICGQLAGAFYGASSIPASWKERVFMREEIELLAQQLWTAATARHQGQTIRAKALR, from the coding sequence ATGTTGCGCGACGCGATACCAAACCCGGTCCGGGAACCGTCGATTCGTTCGCTGGATCGAGCGAAAGGCTGCCTGCTTGGACTGGCAACGGGTGATGCCCTGGGCACGACTCTCGAGTTCCAGCCGCGTGGCAGCTTTGAGCCCATCGATAATCTGGTGGGCGGTGGTCCCTTCGGGCTGCGGCCCGGGGAGTGGACGGATGATACCTCGCTGACGATCTGTCTGGCGAGGAGCCTGATATCGTGCGCCGGGTTCGATCCGCAGGATCAGGCCGAGCGCTATCTCGCCTGGCGTGAAACCGGGCAGCCCGGACCTCGGGATTATTGCTTCGACATTGGAAATACCACGGCAACAGCTCTCGATCGGTTCCGGCAAACGGGGGATGCCTTCAGTGGTCCGGACGGTGCCTGGTCTGCAGGAAACGGGTCACTCATGCGTCTTGCCCCCGTGGCCCTCTTCTGGGCTTGCGACGAACGGACCGCTGTAAACTTTGCCGGGGAGAGCTCGCGTGTGACACACGGAGCCGACGAACCCATTGACGCGTGCCGGGCCTATGCGACGTTTCTGGTGGCGGCGTTGCGAGGCTGCGATCGAGAAACGATCCTTGCCACAACACCACCCCAGGGGCCGGATGCTCGCCCGCTTTCGCCCGCAGTGCTCGAGGTTTTGCAGGGGAGTTGGCGAGACAAGCGCATGGATGAGATCCGCGGGTCAGGTTATGTCGTGTCCTCTCTCGAGGCGGCCATCTGGTGTTTTGCAAACACCGCAAGTTATCGCGAAGCGGTTCTCTGCGCTGCGAATCTGGGTGAAGACGCGGATACAACGGCCGCAATTTGTGGCCAGTTGGCGGGTGCTTTCTACGGGGCATCCTCGATCCCTGCGTCGTGGAAGGAGCGCGTTTTCATGCGCGAGGAGATCGAACTCCTTGCGCAGCAGCTTTGGACAGCGGCGACCGCACGGCACCAAGGGCAGACGATACGAGCGAAAGCGCTTCGCTAG
- a CDS encoding NUDIX domain-containing protein — MEDTSATSDHGLNFPSFAVTVDLAIFTVAPREEDDERELQVLLIRRGPDQTPHSGEWALPGGFVGLEETLEEAAARRLKEKTGIIISQKDLRQLRTFGDPERDKRATADRVVTVAYAKLQAGCTTPKPAGGVADAAFFPVASISDVVDKQTAKTVLSAFDHWTIFQAALARIRKDLEETPIAVEFLNPQFTISELHAVYRAVWGEAVHQLDPANFRRRVLAIQKGSSEDSETSFLKAIFQEKKGPKGEALPATKRGKGRSAALYEFGGIDKLEPPYRMPIRMPQKSHSQNGKD, encoded by the coding sequence GTGGAAGATACATCGGCAACCTCGGATCACGGCCTCAACTTTCCCAGCTTTGCGGTGACGGTCGATCTCGCGATCTTCACCGTCGCGCCTCGCGAGGAGGATGACGAAAGAGAACTTCAGGTGCTGCTGATTAGACGGGGGCCGGACCAGACGCCGCATAGCGGCGAATGGGCCTTGCCGGGCGGCTTCGTCGGACTCGAAGAAACTCTCGAAGAAGCCGCAGCTCGGCGCTTGAAGGAAAAGACCGGGATTATAATTTCGCAAAAGGACCTCAGGCAACTCCGGACCTTCGGCGACCCGGAGCGTGACAAGCGAGCGACAGCCGACCGGGTCGTCACGGTTGCCTACGCAAAACTGCAAGCTGGCTGTACAACCCCGAAACCCGCGGGTGGCGTTGCGGACGCTGCCTTCTTTCCCGTCGCCAGCATCAGCGATGTCGTCGACAAGCAGACTGCGAAAACAGTCCTCTCGGCCTTCGACCATTGGACCATTTTCCAGGCGGCGCTTGCACGCATTCGCAAGGATTTGGAAGAAACACCAATCGCAGTCGAATTCCTCAACCCGCAATTCACGATCTCCGAACTCCATGCCGTCTATCGGGCCGTCTGGGGAGAGGCCGTCCACCAGCTCGACCCCGCGAACTTCCGACGGCGCGTGTTGGCCATACAGAAGGGCAGCAGCGAAGACTCGGAGACCAGTTTCCTGAAGGCCATCTTTCAGGAGAAGAAAGGGCCGAAAGGCGAAGCTCTACCTGCCACCAAACGGGGCAAGGGGCGGTCCGCTGCGCTCTATGAATTCGGCGGCATCGACAAGCTCGAACCGCCCTACCGAATGCCGATTCGTATGCCGCAAAAATCCCACTCGCAGAATGGAAAGGACTGA
- a CDS encoding acyl-CoA dehydrogenase family protein: protein MMTLDSISTRLAFSEDQTMLREEARRLLEARAPLGALRGWIADGGRDDPAIWKELAEGGWFGLGTDAVYGGAALGAVELVSLVEESGRVLLAAPLLGQLFSAALIGAAGSAAQKAFWLPRLVSGEVRMAWAPTDAGGAWHMADTGLEDRGGRLSGDRAFVWAGDTADAFLLPCRRNGGVVLAVVSATAEGLSRESETTLDPTRAQGRLQLDGVVPEAILEADAGSVEEDFLPLAWAAMAAESVGGASAALDMTARYAAEREQFGKPIGAFQAIKHPLANVLIAVEQARSLVYAAACALDQKNGDAPLLARMARVAADEAYGFATSRAIQFHGGFGFTDECDAHLFRRRAMASRVAFGTPAHHRQQIAAMILGAPASG, encoded by the coding sequence ATGATGACTCTCGATTCGATCTCGACACGCCTTGCCTTCAGCGAGGATCAAACGATGTTGCGCGAGGAAGCCCGACGGCTTCTGGAGGCACGAGCGCCTCTGGGTGCCCTGCGCGGGTGGATCGCCGATGGGGGTCGTGATGATCCGGCGATCTGGAAGGAGTTGGCCGAAGGTGGCTGGTTCGGCTTGGGGACTGACGCGGTCTACGGCGGGGCGGCGCTTGGTGCTGTCGAGTTGGTTTCTCTGGTGGAGGAGTCGGGTCGGGTTCTGCTCGCGGCCCCGCTATTGGGGCAGTTGTTTTCTGCTGCCTTGATCGGCGCGGCCGGGTCCGCAGCACAAAAAGCGTTCTGGCTGCCGCGGCTGGTCAGCGGTGAGGTGCGGATGGCCTGGGCGCCCACGGATGCAGGCGGCGCCTGGCATATGGCGGACACCGGATTGGAAGATCGCGGCGGCCGGCTTTCCGGCGATCGGGCATTCGTCTGGGCGGGCGATACCGCCGATGCCTTTCTGTTGCCGTGCAGGCGCAACGGCGGCGTTGTGCTGGCGGTGGTTTCGGCGACCGCCGAAGGTTTGTCGCGAGAAAGCGAGACAACGTTGGACCCGACGCGTGCGCAGGGCCGGTTGCAGCTTGACGGCGTGGTGCCTGAGGCGATCCTCGAGGCGGACGCCGGGTCGGTTGAAGAGGATTTTCTACCTCTGGCGTGGGCAGCGATGGCTGCCGAATCGGTCGGAGGCGCGTCCGCGGCATTGGATATGACGGCTCGCTATGCGGCCGAGCGCGAGCAATTTGGCAAGCCGATCGGGGCTTTTCAGGCGATCAAACATCCACTGGCCAACGTTTTGATCGCGGTGGAGCAGGCGCGCTCGCTGGTCTATGCGGCTGCTTGCGCGCTGGACCAGAAAAATGGAGACGCGCCGTTGCTGGCGCGGATGGCACGGGTCGCCGCCGACGAGGCCTATGGTTTTGCCACCTCTCGCGCGATTCAATTTCACGGGGGGTTCGGCTTTACCGACGAATGCGACGCCCACCTGTTCCGTCGGCGCGCCATGGCGTCGCGGGTGGCTTTCGGAACCCCGGCGCATCATCGCCAGCAGATTGCTGCGATGATCCTCGGAGCACCCGCATCTGGCTGA
- a CDS encoding acyl-CoA dehydrogenase family protein, with protein MADSSRMEDPTDLSEYRQEVRAWMENNQPPAPAFALPQGMLFVDSDEQFAYLRDWQARVYDAGFVGVEWPAAYGGGGRGPGHQRIVSQEMSRAGVPFLINLVGLAWAGPVILAYGTEAQKKRYIAKILRADEIWCQGFSEPSAGSDLASLQTRAVRDGDQWIVNGHKVWTSLGRFADQMILLARTDPEASKHAGISYFLSPMKTEGVEVAPLTKITGEGGFNQIFFGDARFPGDCLLGQEGQGWEIALATLSFERGASEGAAGGDMGATFDVTAAIDLARTTRRDGGTCIDEPEVRDRLVGFAIDAMALRFSGQRARIPGLVADRPLALPLMSKVAGTEYAQAVADFGCELQGYAGTLNKGDTAAVAEGEWQRAYLNSYAGTIAGGTSEIVRNILGEKVLGLPKTK; from the coding sequence ATGGCAGACAGTTCAAGAATGGAAGATCCGACAGACCTGAGCGAATATCGGCAGGAGGTGCGCGCCTGGATGGAGAATAACCAGCCGCCCGCACCTGCCTTCGCCCTGCCGCAGGGGATGCTTTTTGTCGATAGCGACGAGCAGTTTGCTTACCTGCGAGATTGGCAGGCCCGGGTCTATGACGCAGGTTTCGTTGGAGTCGAGTGGCCCGCTGCCTATGGCGGCGGTGGGCGAGGGCCCGGCCACCAGCGCATTGTGAGCCAGGAGATGAGTCGCGCGGGGGTTCCCTTTCTGATCAATCTGGTCGGTCTGGCATGGGCGGGACCGGTGATCCTGGCCTACGGTACCGAGGCGCAGAAAAAACGATATATCGCGAAAATTCTGCGCGCCGACGAAATCTGGTGTCAGGGTTTCAGCGAGCCGTCGGCGGGCAGTGATCTGGCCTCTCTGCAAACTCGCGCAGTGCGCGACGGTGACCAATGGATCGTTAATGGACACAAGGTCTGGACGTCTTTGGGGCGCTTTGCCGACCAGATGATCCTGCTCGCTCGAACTGACCCGGAAGCCTCCAAGCATGCCGGGATCTCGTATTTCCTCTCGCCCATGAAAACCGAAGGCGTCGAGGTCGCACCGCTGACCAAGATCACGGGCGAGGGCGGTTTCAACCAGATCTTTTTCGGCGACGCGCGCTTCCCCGGAGATTGTCTTCTCGGGCAGGAAGGGCAGGGCTGGGAGATTGCTCTGGCGACCCTCAGCTTCGAACGCGGTGCTTCCGAAGGTGCCGCCGGTGGCGATATGGGCGCCACATTTGACGTCACAGCCGCCATTGATCTGGCGCGCACGACCCGTCGGGATGGTGGGACCTGCATTGATGAGCCCGAGGTACGCGACCGGCTGGTCGGGTTTGCGATCGATGCAATGGCGCTTCGTTTCTCGGGCCAGCGCGCTCGGATCCCGGGCTTGGTGGCGGACCGACCGTTGGCCCTGCCGCTGATGTCGAAAGTTGCGGGAACAGAATATGCGCAGGCGGTCGCGGATTTTGGGTGCGAATTGCAGGGCTATGCCGGCACTCTGAACAAGGGAGATACGGCTGCGGTCGCCGAAGGCGAATGGCAGCGCGCCTACCTCAACAGCTATGCGGGCACGATCGCGGGGGGAACCTCCGAGATTGTCCGAAACATTCTGGGCGAAAAAGTCCTGGGACTGCCGAAGACGAAATGA
- a CDS encoding cytochrome P450 → MSEQDEKTADFLDPNVWTPEMEMAEAGGGVSGAADLALDEINLANPHLFRENRWHEHFARLRAEDPIHFNELESAGRYWSITKYDDVRAVDSDWQRFSSAEGITLGPPRSPEQDFAAEPLTSFISMDPPTHDEQRQTVRAVSAPRNLPKLEPQIRERTVKVLESLPEGETFDWVDTVSVELTTLLLATLFDFPLPDRRKLTRWSDIVFAVPGPGGIVETQQQKIDELMECVAYFEGLWTQRREKPGFDLVSMLANGEATRDMPTLAHLGNLLLLIVGGNDTTRNTMTGSVYGLNKFPDQYDKLIENPDLVANLVPEIIRWQTPLSYMRRTAMVDCELRDKKIREGDQLLMWFLSANRDEDVFDHGDAIDLERHNADRHLSFGYGIHFCMGSRLAELQLRILWEEVLRRFKRIEVQGEPERTFSSFVNGYVDLPVRVTRR, encoded by the coding sequence ATGAGCGAGCAGGACGAGAAGACAGCTGATTTTCTGGACCCGAACGTCTGGACACCGGAGATGGAGATGGCCGAGGCCGGTGGCGGTGTGTCAGGGGCAGCCGACCTCGCTCTGGACGAGATCAATTTGGCCAACCCCCATCTGTTCCGGGAAAACCGCTGGCACGAACATTTCGCGCGATTGCGGGCCGAGGACCCGATCCACTTCAACGAGCTCGAGTCGGCCGGGCGCTATTGGTCGATCACCAAATACGACGATGTGCGGGCGGTAGATAGTGATTGGCAGCGGTTCTCCTCGGCTGAGGGAATCACCCTCGGACCGCCACGTTCGCCGGAACAAGATTTCGCTGCGGAGCCACTGACCTCGTTTATTTCGATGGACCCCCCGACGCACGACGAGCAGCGCCAAACCGTGCGTGCGGTGTCCGCGCCCCGGAATCTTCCCAAACTGGAACCCCAGATCCGGGAGCGCACCGTGAAGGTGCTTGAATCCTTGCCGGAAGGAGAGACCTTCGATTGGGTCGATACCGTATCGGTCGAGCTCACGACCTTGCTCCTCGCGACGCTCTTTGACTTTCCGCTGCCGGACCGACGCAAGCTTACGCGATGGTCCGATATCGTTTTTGCCGTCCCGGGCCCCGGCGGGATCGTCGAGACCCAACAGCAGAAGATCGATGAGCTGATGGAATGCGTGGCGTATTTCGAAGGCCTCTGGACCCAGCGGCGCGAGAAGCCGGGCTTTGATCTGGTTTCGATGCTCGCCAACGGGGAAGCGACCCGTGATATGCCGACGCTCGCTCACCTCGGCAACCTTCTGCTGCTGATCGTCGGCGGGAACGACACAACCCGCAATACGATGACCGGAAGTGTCTACGGGTTGAATAAATTCCCCGATCAATACGACAAGCTCATTGAGAATCCGGACCTCGTGGCGAACCTGGTGCCCGAGATCATTCGCTGGCAGACGCCACTGTCCTATATGCGGCGGACGGCGATGGTCGACTGCGAACTGCGCGACAAGAAAATCCGGGAGGGAGACCAGCTCCTGATGTGGTTTTTATCCGCAAACCGGGATGAGGACGTTTTCGATCATGGCGATGCGATCGACCTCGAGCGTCATAATGCAGATCGTCACCTCTCGTTCGGGTACGGCATCCACTTTTGTATGGGCAGTCGACTGGCCGAGCTGCAATTGCGCATCTTGTGGGAGGAAGTTCTCCGGAGATTCAAGCGTATCGAGGTTCAGGGTGAGCCGGAAAGAACTTTCTCGTCGTTTGTGAACGGATATGTGGACTTGCCGGTGAGAGTCACCCGCCGATAG
- a CDS encoding acyl-CoA dehydrogenase family protein, which translates to MMELKFREVSSEEVAQIKARFKRFIDEEVIPAEPVLNGHDEAADAKMEELKARAKDAGLWALGHPEEIGGGGLPFLAFAEMNEVIGRSHFGQMAVGSLSMQDSIMLHLYGNAEQKERWLQPLVAGEIYPSVGLTEPEVAGSDPTLMQASARLDGDQWVINAHKWFTSGANRAAFTTVFCETEPEAGRHAKFSSIIVPTDTPGYELVRVVPTMGTTHGAHCEIRLTDVRVPRDHLLGERGAGFVIAQKRLGPGRIFHCMRWLGQAQRAFELMCERANTRHAHGSLLAEKGEIQRYVAESAAEIQASRLMTFDAARVLDSGEEARIEISLIKFWGARMLHNVIDRAIQVHGALGVTADTPLEQMYREARYARIYDGPDEVHRMVVARRLMRDPVGSPPWAR; encoded by the coding sequence ATGATGGAATTGAAATTTCGTGAGGTCAGCTCGGAGGAAGTCGCGCAGATCAAGGCGCGGTTCAAACGCTTCATCGACGAAGAGGTGATTCCCGCCGAGCCGGTTTTGAACGGGCACGACGAGGCGGCCGATGCGAAGATGGAAGAGCTCAAGGCGCGCGCCAAGGATGCCGGCCTCTGGGCGCTCGGCCACCCCGAGGAGATCGGCGGGGGCGGGTTGCCGTTTCTGGCATTCGCCGAGATGAACGAGGTCATCGGCCGGTCGCATTTCGGCCAGATGGCCGTCGGCTCGCTCTCGATGCAGGACTCGATCATGTTGCATCTCTATGGCAACGCCGAGCAGAAAGAGCGCTGGCTGCAGCCGTTGGTCGCCGGCGAGATCTATCCGTCCGTCGGCTTGACCGAGCCGGAAGTCGCCGGATCCGACCCCACTCTGATGCAGGCAAGTGCGCGTCTGGATGGCGACCAATGGGTCATCAATGCGCATAAATGGTTTACCTCGGGTGCCAACCGCGCGGCCTTCACCACGGTCTTTTGCGAGACCGAACCGGAAGCCGGTCGCCACGCGAAGTTTTCCTCGATTATCGTGCCCACCGATACGCCGGGCTATGAACTCGTGCGTGTGGTGCCAACCATGGGGACGACTCACGGCGCGCATTGCGAGATCCGCCTGACTGACGTGCGGGTGCCCCGAGACCACCTGCTTGGCGAACGTGGTGCCGGGTTCGTGATCGCACAGAAACGTCTGGGTCCGGGCCGGATCTTTCATTGCATGCGTTGGCTGGGCCAGGCGCAGCGCGCGTTCGAGTTGATGTGCGAGCGCGCCAATACGCGCCATGCGCACGGATCTCTGCTGGCCGAAAAAGGCGAGATCCAGCGCTATGTCGCGGAGTCAGCCGCCGAAATTCAGGCGTCGCGTCTGATGACCTTCGATGCAGCACGCGTGCTCGACTCGGGCGAGGAGGCCCGGATCGAGATCTCGCTGATCAAGTTCTGGGGCGCACGTATGCTGCATAATGTGATTGATCGCGCGATTCAGGTGCATGGAGCCCTGGGAGTGACGGCCGACACGCCCCTGGAGCAGATGTATCGCGAGGCTCGCTATGCGCGCATCTATGATGGCCCCGACGAAGTCCACCGCATGGTCGTGGCGCGTCGATTGATGCGCGATCCGGTCGGGAGTCCTCCTTGGGCGCGTTGA
- a CDS encoding TetR/AcrR family transcriptional regulator produces the protein MEQESSGPSPAVSGRRERNVEARRQQILQATRTLLSRGGIGALSMRKIAEEADLSVNTLYNLWGTREEILRALTLDARDRMKATLSINPSPEDPIEYCRTLVQHAIRETCRQHDFFRPMTLAWLEGEIAGRRSPVEPMEHSIEILTGILETARQRGLLAEPVNCMQVAWQIEHGSQFASVQWALGRIDDAHFEARALYGLNLAFLGIVRHELRPEIQEKLGELESKLQTAFPADSNASS, from the coding sequence ATGGAGCAAGAATCGAGTGGCCCAAGCCCTGCCGTTTCCGGACGACGGGAGCGTAACGTCGAGGCACGACGCCAACAGATCCTTCAGGCCACGCGAACACTCCTGAGCCGTGGCGGTATCGGGGCACTCTCGATGCGTAAAATCGCGGAAGAGGCCGACCTCAGTGTCAATACGCTCTACAACCTATGGGGCACCCGGGAAGAAATTCTCCGCGCCCTGACCCTCGACGCTCGAGATCGCATGAAGGCGACGCTCTCGATCAACCCCTCCCCCGAGGATCCGATCGAGTATTGCCGAACCCTCGTGCAGCATGCGATCCGCGAGACCTGCCGGCAGCACGACTTCTTCCGGCCGATGACTCTCGCCTGGCTTGAGGGTGAAATCGCCGGAAGGCGCTCCCCTGTCGAACCCATGGAACATTCCATCGAGATCCTGACGGGAATTCTCGAGACGGCCCGGCAACGCGGCCTGCTCGCGGAGCCGGTCAATTGCATGCAGGTCGCATGGCAAATTGAGCATGGGTCGCAGTTTGCATCGGTGCAATGGGCCCTGGGCAGGATCGACGATGCCCACTTCGAAGCGCGTGCTCTCTACGGCCTCAATCTCGCTTTTCTGGGGATCGTGCGCCACGAGCTGCGACCCGAGATTCAGGAAAAACTCGGGGAACTCGAGAGCAAGCTTCAAACGGCTTTTCCCGCCGACAGCAACGCTTCCTCCTGA
- a CDS encoding NAD(P)-binding domain-containing protein, producing MEPTEKVAVIGAGAAGLAVARQLALEGFEPVIFEAESRLGGTWVYTEDLESDPLGRDPDRYRVHTSMYADLRTNLPRDLMAFREFPFDAVEEGGEGGPERRDKGLRFPPHVDVLRYLERYAERFHLADRIRFQCRVETLVPLDASGNVWTDRGNRGDEPASWRISATDASGARRDEEFRAVAIGNGHYAFPRVPDLPGAGLFKASQLHSHSYRHPEKYRDQKVVLLGARASGIDIAFEIGKCAREVYLCARGVEQQQPLFGRDNISLSPPITSLEGGATAVLSGEGRIEDIDTLIYCTGYEYRLPFLDPAGVASPVVTVEDNWIHPLFLDLLAARAPSLGLIGLGNHIVPFPQYELQAKFYAGMLGGRIALPDRAEREGLAGARAAEQRAAGVAQRHFLQQGDAQFAYNDELARRIGVEPLPPSFKAVYKAVEQARFRDPETYREEDFPWVDRSGSAGAELRQ from the coding sequence ATGGAGCCGACGGAAAAAGTAGCCGTGATTGGCGCGGGGGCGGCGGGGCTTGCGGTCGCGCGCCAGCTTGCGCTGGAGGGGTTTGAGCCCGTGATTTTCGAGGCCGAGTCCCGCCTCGGCGGCACATGGGTTTATACCGAGGATCTGGAATCGGACCCTCTGGGCCGGGATCCCGATCGATATCGCGTGCATACCTCGATGTATGCCGATCTGCGTACCAACCTTCCCCGCGACCTGATGGCCTTTCGCGAGTTTCCGTTCGATGCGGTGGAAGAAGGCGGGGAGGGCGGGCCCGAGCGGCGCGACAAAGGACTCCGCTTCCCACCCCATGTGGATGTCCTGCGCTACCTCGAGCGTTACGCCGAGCGATTCCATCTTGCCGATCGAATTCGCTTCCAGTGCCGGGTCGAGACCCTGGTGCCGCTGGATGCATCGGGAAATGTCTGGACCGACAGGGGTAACAGGGGTGACGAGCCCGCCAGCTGGCGCATCTCTGCGACCGACGCCAGCGGGGCCAGGCGCGACGAAGAATTCCGCGCTGTCGCGATCGGGAACGGGCATTACGCATTTCCTCGGGTTCCCGATCTCCCCGGTGCTGGTTTGTTCAAGGCCTCCCAGCTCCATAGCCATTCCTACCGGCATCCCGAAAAATATCGCGATCAAAAGGTGGTCCTTCTCGGGGCCCGAGCGTCGGGTATCGATATCGCGTTCGAGATCGGCAAATGCGCTCGGGAGGTCTACCTCTGTGCTCGTGGTGTCGAGCAGCAGCAGCCCCTCTTTGGCCGCGACAATATCTCTCTCAGCCCGCCGATCACCTCATTGGAAGGCGGGGCCACAGCTGTATTGTCGGGAGAAGGTCGCATCGAGGATATCGACACACTGATTTATTGTACCGGTTATGAGTACCGTCTGCCCTTCCTCGATCCCGCGGGAGTTGCGTCACCCGTCGTGACTGTCGAGGACAACTGGATCCATCCGCTCTTTCTGGATCTGCTTGCGGCGCGCGCGCCGTCTCTGGGGCTCATCGGCCTGGGCAACCATATCGTGCCATTTCCCCAATATGAGCTTCAGGCGAAATTTTACGCCGGCATGCTGGGGGGGCGGATTGCCTTGCCCGACCGCGCCGAGCGCGAGGGGCTCGCTGGCGCGCGTGCCGCCGAACAACGAGCGGCCGGGGTCGCGCAGCGGCATTTTCTGCAGCAGGGCGACGCCCAATTTGCCTACAACGACGAATTGGCTCGCCGCATTGGTGTCGAGCCTCTGCCTCCTTCTTTCAAGGCGGTCTACAAGGCCGTCGAACAGGCGCGCTTTCGCGACCCCGAGACCTACCGGGAGGAGGACTTCCCGTGGGTGGACCGGTCCGGAAGCGCGGGCGCCGAGCTTCGTCAGTAG
- a CDS encoding disulfide bond formation protein B, producing MSTHATPSESDWAILFASWLLVTTASLGSLFFSEVMELPPCSLCWAQRVFMFPLAIILLRGLLPYDPGVVRYALPLAAIGGLIAFYHLLLQIGVIPESAAPCRQGVSCAEAQLQVLGFVSIPMLSLVVFAMVTGLLWQLKRRQSS from the coding sequence GTGAGTACACACGCAACTCCTTCCGAGTCCGACTGGGCCATCCTGTTCGCCAGCTGGCTGCTGGTGACCACAGCGAGCCTCGGCAGCCTGTTTTTCTCGGAAGTCATGGAGCTGCCGCCGTGTTCTCTGTGCTGGGCACAAAGGGTCTTCATGTTCCCTCTGGCCATTATTCTGCTCCGGGGGCTTCTTCCCTACGACCCCGGTGTCGTGCGATACGCACTGCCACTGGCAGCCATCGGTGGCTTGATCGCCTTCTATCACCTGCTCCTGCAGATCGGAGTCATCCCCGAAAGTGCAGCGCCTTGCCGCCAGGGAGTCTCGTGTGCCGAGGCGCAGCTACAGGTTCTGGGCTTTGTCTCGATCCCCATGCTCTCGCTGGTCGTATTTGCCATGGTGACGGGATTGCTCTGGCAATTGAAGAGGAGACAATCGTCATGA
- a CDS encoding thioredoxin domain-containing protein, producing MKKSTIVLVAGVGLALAFGIATWLYMGAEADRIEALATAADSPLERPHSRSKGPADAKVVIVEFFDPACETCRSFDPFVKSLLAENPGRVRLVLRYAPFHTGSAEVVKALEAAGQQGRYWETLEVLYKTQPLWASHHDPRPEAIWQFLPNAGVDVDQARRDAADPKMEQLVQQDLADGRSLGVRKTPQFFVNGKPLVRFGSNQLRALLEAEIAEQYPQ from the coding sequence ATGAAGAAATCTACTATCGTTTTGGTCGCCGGGGTCGGACTCGCTCTCGCCTTCGGAATCGCCACCTGGCTCTACATGGGAGCCGAAGCTGATCGCATCGAAGCGCTTGCCACGGCAGCCGACTCCCCGCTGGAGCGCCCTCACTCCCGCAGCAAAGGGCCCGCCGACGCGAAGGTCGTGATCGTCGAGTTCTTTGATCCCGCTTGCGAGACCTGCCGATCGTTCGACCCCTTCGTAAAAAGCCTACTTGCCGAGAACCCGGGTCGGGTCCGGCTTGTCCTGCGCTATGCACCGTTCCACACAGGCTCCGCAGAGGTGGTGAAGGCTCTCGAGGCCGCAGGCCAGCAGGGGCGCTATTGGGAGACGCTCGAGGTGCTCTACAAGACCCAGCCCTTGTGGGCGAGCCACCATGATCCAAGGCCCGAGGCCATCTGGCAGTTCCTGCCGAACGCCGGCGTGGATGTTGACCAGGCCCGCCGGGACGCCGCAGATCCGAAGATGGAACAGCTGGTGCAGCAGGACTTGGCCGATGGGCGCTCGCTCGGCGTCCGCAAAACACCCCAGTTCTTCGTGAACGGGAAACCACTCGTCCGGTTTGGCTCAAACCAACTCCGAGCGCTCCTCGAGGCCGAGATCGCCGAACAGTACCCCCAGTAG